The Arachis hypogaea cultivar Tifrunner chromosome 16, arahy.Tifrunner.gnm2.J5K5, whole genome shotgun sequence genome contains a region encoding:
- the LOC112757560 gene encoding protein FAR1-RELATED SEQUENCE 5-like → MYNKEKSSLSSLATHSPNEPKPLTCLRIRRHASAADAAALYPIRRAASHLLNLFFLPTADSVEPCSPSKPTVITVTTASSPADSTKIQGRVVTTAIECTDINEFGSDDMDLVDELLDHSCLAEDVIPRVGMRFKHLKLAQDFYPTYAKKVGFISKIRNTNYDRMTKESINQSIHCNREGFRGSRVKTPTRKNTIAIVGCRARVYAKFDREKQDWVLLKVELRHSYPCSTKKAVHYHENRALTMHAKCIIEVNDEVDIRPNKTFLALANEVGGPSNLGFSEKDVRNYISSRLRTTNVNADVKEMLDYFVQMKEMNPNLFYVVNVDDDYKFRSAVWVDARCKASYEYYGDVVSFDTTYSTNRHGLPFASFVGVHHHSKSTLLGCALLGSEEIPNFEWVFT, encoded by the exons ATGTACAATAAAGAAAAGTCTAG TCTCTCTTCTCTCGCTACACACTCCCCCAACGAACCCAAGCCATTGACGTGCCTCCGCATCCGACGCCACGCCTCCGCAGCCGACGCCGCCGCCCTCTACCCCATCCGCCGAGCAGCCAGCCATCTTCTGAATTTGTTTTTTCTTCCCACTGCCGATTCAGTAGAACCGTGTAGTCCATCGAAGCCCACCGTGATCACCGTCACCACCGCATCATCTCCGGCTGATTCGACCAAAATACAGGGGAGAGTTGTGACTACC GCAATAGAATGTACGGACATTAATGAGTTTGGAAGTGATGACATGGATCTTGttgatgag TTACTGGATCACAGTTGCCTTGCCGAAGATGTAATACCAAGAGTTGGGATGCGGTTTAAGCATTTGAAGCTAGCCCAGGATTTTTATCCAACCTATGCAAAGAAAGTCGGTTTCATAAGCAAGATAAGGAATACAAATTATGACAGGATGACTAAGGAATCGATTAACCAATCTATTCATTGTAATCGGGAGGGTTTCCGTGGATCTCGTGTCAAAACACCCACACGGAAGAACACGATTGCAATTGTGGGGTGCAGAGCAAGAGTATATGCAAAGTTTGACAGGGAGAAGCAGGATTGGGTCTTGCTGAAGGTTGAGTTGAGGCACTCGTACCCATGTTCAACTAAAAAGGCGGTGCATTACCACGAGAATAGAGCGTTGACCATGCATGCGAAATGCATTATTGAGGTTAATGACGAGGTGGACATTCGACCCAACAAGACATTTCTAGCATTGGCTAACGAGGTTGGTGGGCCATCGAACCTGGGCTTCTCCGAGAAGGATGTCAGGAACTACATCTCATCAAGACTCCGAACCACTAATGTCAATGCTGATGTCAAGGAGATGCTGGATTACTTCGTGCAAATGAAGGAGATGAATCCGAACCTCTTCTACGTAGTAAATGTGGACGACGATTACAAATTTAGAAGTGCAGTTTGGGTGGATGCACGGTGCAAGGCTTCTTATGAATACTATGGAGACGTGGTGTCATTTGATACCACATACAGTACGAACCg GCATGGTTTGCCGTTCGCCTCTTTCGTCGGTGTGCACCACCATAGTAAGTCTACTTTGTTAGGTTGTGCTTTGCTAGGCAGTGAGGAGATCCCTAATTTCGAGTGGGTGTTCACGTAA
- the LOC112755030 gene encoding uncharacterized protein has protein sequence MAKLNDPQEPATFPSKRKPDDPIPQEPLIKTPKLSTFDCNNNSINHLTDSEPLAEKEKSETDVVLDKEAGNGDTKLPNDVVNNDKEHVVEEEEYDDDDDEDDEDDNVEAEVDRKGKGVLRDDKGKGKLIVEEEDDDDDDDDDDSDDDSDVDGISGDDSDFSDDPLAEVDLNNILPSRTRRRTFQPGLHIPSKPVDFAAAADDDDDDDSDA, from the coding sequence ATGGCCAAACTCAACGACCCGCAAGAACCCGCCACATTCCCCTCAAAGCGCAAGCCCGATGATCCAATTCCCCAAGAACCCCTAATCAAAACCCCAAAGCTCTCAACTTTCGACTGCAACAACAACTCAATCAATCACCTCACCGATTCCGAACCTCTCGCCGAGAAGGAGAAATCAGAAACCGATGTCGTTCTAGATAAAGAAGCTGGGAACGGCGACACTAAGCTTCCAAATGACGTTGTCAACAATGATAAGGAACACGTGGTAGAAGAAGAGGAGTATGATGACGACGACGACGAAGACGATGAGGATGATAATGTGGAGGCTGAGGTGGACCGGAAGGGAAAGGGGGTTTTGCGTGACGACAAGGGCAAAGGGAAAttgatagtagaagaagaagatgatgatgacgacgacgaTGATGATGACAGTGATGATGATTCGGACGTAGACGGCATTTCCGGTGATGACAGTGATTTTTCCGATGATCCGCTTGCGGAGGTTGATTTGAATAACATTCTTCCGTCAAGGACTCGGCGGCGGACGTTTCAACCTGGATTGCACATTCCCAGTAAACCCGTTGATTTTGCCGCTGCtgctgatgatgacgatgatgacgaCAGCGACGCATGA